A window of Mesomycoplasma lagogenitalium contains these coding sequences:
- the uvrB gene encoding excinuclease ABC subunit UvrB: MYKLSSENQPRGDQPKAIKELVKGVMENKKHQVLLGVTGSGKTFTMANVIMQTNRPAIILSHNKTLASQLYSEMKMFFPENKVEYFVSHFDYYRPESYLPSKDIYTEKSSKTNWDLEAMRMSAMNSLISRRDTIVISSVAAIYGALNPAEYEESFIYIETKLKLTRENLFRNLVKIGYSKNLMELSPGEFRSKGDSVELFPSWTDDFLVRIDFFDDEIETIAFIDKLNKTIIKKVKNFIIYPASSYTVTNNTIEKATIEIEKELEERLNYFVSENKLLERQRLEDRVKNDIDSLREFGFCSGIENYSRHMDGRQEGEKPYTLIDYLPKDALIFIDESHITIPQFKAMYNGDYQRKRNLVDYGFRLPSALDNRPLKFEEFQEIEQQKIYISATPGEYELDKTNGEIVTQIIRPTGLLDPIIEIKPTERQFEIMFDEIKNQIDNKERTIIITATKRTAEELSRSFRDKKIKSAYIHSEHKTFERNEILRKLRKGIYDVVVGVNLLREGIDLPEVSLIMILEADVNSFARSKNALIQMIGRVARNDHGRAILFADKITDNISETVKDNENKRKIQIEYNEKNNIVPKTIIKPISDPIQGFSDIDKLENLGKIKSKKEKKALIDSLKNEMEIHKNNNDFEKAIELRDLIYELEAEL; encoded by the coding sequence ATGTATAAATTAAGTTCAGAAAATCAACCTCGCGGAGATCAGCCAAAAGCAATTAAAGAATTAGTTAAAGGTGTAATGGAAAATAAAAAGCATCAAGTTCTTTTAGGAGTAACGGGAAGTGGAAAAACTTTCACTATGGCAAATGTCATTATGCAAACCAATAGACCTGCAATAATTTTGTCTCACAATAAAACACTGGCATCGCAACTTTATTCTGAAATGAAAATGTTTTTTCCAGAAAATAAAGTTGAATATTTTGTTTCACATTTTGATTATTATCGTCCTGAATCATATTTACCATCGAAAGATATTTATACTGAAAAAAGTAGTAAAACAAATTGGGATTTAGAAGCTATGCGAATGTCAGCAATGAATTCACTAATTAGTAGAAGAGACACAATAGTTATTTCATCTGTAGCTGCAATTTATGGTGCACTTAATCCTGCTGAATATGAAGAATCGTTTATATATATTGAAACAAAACTAAAGTTAACAAGAGAAAATTTATTTCGCAATCTTGTTAAAATTGGTTATTCAAAAAACTTAATGGAATTAAGTCCTGGAGAATTTCGTTCTAAAGGAGATTCTGTTGAATTATTTCCTAGCTGAACTGATGATTTTTTAGTAAGAATTGATTTTTTTGACGATGAAATAGAAACAATTGCTTTTATTGATAAATTAAATAAAACAATAATTAAGAAAGTTAAAAATTTTATTATTTATCCTGCAAGTTCATATACAGTTACAAATAATACTATCGAAAAAGCAACAATCGAAATTGAAAAGGAACTGGAAGAAAGATTAAATTATTTTGTTTCAGAAAATAAACTACTGGAAAGACAAAGATTGGAAGATAGAGTAAAAAATGACATTGATTCATTAAGAGAGTTTGGTTTTTGTTCAGGAATTGAAAATTATTCAAGACATATGGATGGTAGACAAGAAGGAGAAAAACCTTATACATTAATTGATTATCTACCTAAAGATGCATTAATTTTTATTGATGAATCTCATATTACTATACCTCAATTTAAAGCTATGTATAATGGCGATTATCAAAGGAAGCGAAATTTAGTTGATTACGGTTTTCGTCTTCCTTCGGCTTTAGATAATCGTCCATTAAAATTTGAAGAATTTCAAGAAATTGAACAACAGAAAATTTATATTTCTGCAACGCCCGGGGAATATGAATTAGATAAAACAAATGGTGAAATAGTTACACAAATAATTAGACCTACAGGTTTATTAGATCCGATAATAGAAATAAAGCCGACTGAAAGACAATTTGAAATAATGTTTGATGAAATTAAAAATCAAATAGATAATAAGGAAAGAACAATTATCATTACAGCAACAAAAAGAACTGCCGAAGAGTTATCACGAAGCTTTCGGGACAAAAAAATTAAATCCGCCTATATTCATTCTGAACACAAAACTTTTGAAAGAAATGAAATTTTAAGAAAATTAAGAAAAGGAATTTATGATGTTGTTGTTGGAGTAAATTTATTAAGAGAAGGAATTGATTTGCCAGAAGTTTCTCTGATAATGATTTTAGAAGCTGATGTTAATTCATTTGCTAGATCAAAAAATGCTCTTATTCAAATGATTGGAAGGGTTGCTAGAAATGATCACGGTAGAGCTATTTTATTCGCTGATAAAATCACTGATAATATAAGTGAAACTGTAAAAGATAATGAAAATAAAAGAAAAATTCAAATTGAATATAATGAAAAAAACAATATTGTTCCTAAAACAATTATTAAACCCATTTCGGATCCAATTCAAGGATTTAGTGACATTGATAAACTTGAAAATTTAGGCAAAATAAAATCTAAAAAAGAGAAAAAGGCTTTAATTGATAGTTTAAAAAACGAAATGGAAATACACAAAAATAATAATGATTTTGAAAAAGCAATTGAACTAAGAGATTTAATTTATGAACTTGAAGCAGAACTATAA